The Lepeophtheirus salmonis unplaced genomic scaffold, UVic_Lsal_1.4 unplaced_contig_16874_pilon, whole genome shotgun sequence genomic interval aatattataaaataattttagattaatagaagaataatacaaaattattattataatagtaatatttataattttatatgattatgaatgtataaattgataaaattatgattacaaatcccaatggaaaaaatacaacaaaaagaaGGAGTCTTAAGATTAATAGTGCACCTAATGtgaatagcaaaaatataggaagcaataaaaaaatccaaccgatgaataaaaattcaattaacatgtagtgaagaaaaaaataataatattgtttatataaatatcgaaataaattaaaaacaaatagaaatcaaaactttattatatttaagagaAATCTTgctgttaaaatttttataccattgacttttataaaaccctttaatgaattaagattaatttttttatggaataagaGTTTTTGAATCTAAGCAAATTAATGCAATTCCCTCGGGTATGCAAATAAAAAGTAGGAAAAGGTAGAATATTTTAGTCTGTTTGTAGTAGAAAAAGCTAAACATAAGGATTATTGAAATTATCCAACAAAGGTAAAGTATATTGTATGTTGTacatccatgtttttttttaatagaaacaaaaatatattaaaagataaatttattatttttataccagtttagtaataaattgggtaagttttatataaacatttaatatgagttaatttcaataaaaagttataaaaaaaatataatttagaacgCATGACAATCATAGATATATCCTCATTGACGTCCATTATAACAAGAGATGTAACAAATAAGAGGATGAAAAATATTCCTGAGAATAAGGAAAtcacattaagtatattttataataagttaatgagtaataattttgggaaaacagattttaataagcttattaaatttttaagagtcCTAATTTATGATATTCGAAATTTAAGAAGGATGAAGAtaaatatacctaaaaaaaattcaagggaTAGCAGAGgtactaaaaatttgaataataaagaggagattattataataaacaaccTCATAGAATCAAGAAATATTCTATTACTAGAAAAATATCGTTATTATtcaatctataataaaaaagaacttgaAAAGGCAATTGAAGATGTGATCAATAGATTTGATGTCAGCATATACGATCCTAATTTtagatatgaaaatatttttattgtttttttctgctttattaaaatgaaaagcGAATTTTTCTATCTATTTGACGAGGAGAATGTTCAATTGATATTGGATTCTTTAAAAACCAGAATTTTTGTATTGGGGCAGGGTGTGTTAaagacaatttataaaatatttttgatgaatgcAGAATTGAAAGGTAAcgttaaaattcaaaaaatgctTTTCAATTTTACTAAAGAATGCATGATAAGATTGAAAGATTGCGATAATTCAGAAATAATTgttaatgatttatttgattcaataaacttttataaaatagaaactaAAATAGTTGAGATTATTCGAATTATCTCGAATACTTCAAGAGACATTGAGAATTTCGTAGAAAATCGAATTTGGAAATCATTCAAGAAGAGTAATTTTCTGTGTTCAAAAGTAATATTCCTAAGATTTGTAGTAAATTCAATTAACAATGAAGAAAATCTTAACtcacaaatttttcaaaaatatctgatTGAAATGTGTGCAGAATGTTTTAAGTTAGAGATCTACTCatcttttgatttaatattagatttttttaacgaTAGAAATAACTTTCTGAAAATATCGAGGCTTAAAGTCTTATTGGTCAATAAGCTGCTGCTAAGTCTATATAATACAATAAGAAAATGTagaataagaaatgaaaaaataaaattattggaaatattcgaaaaaataatagttctaAGTCCAAATATGGCAATTAaagaatttagaaataaaaaaatctaaaaataaaaaaaatattttaggaataaaaaaatattttggaaatctgaaaaaataacttaataaagttTATTGAAAGTTTTGAATGAAACCTCCTCAGGAACATATTCAGATAAGTTCaagtaaaaactttttcttgGCCCTTGTGGTTTTATCTTGGGAACAATAAACGAAGTTCTCTCAGATTTTGCGGTTTCTCTTAGTTCATTTATCATCTTCTGTCTTTTAATTAACCAGAGATTACATCTACTTTTTCTTAGATGTTCAGCTCTCATGTTAATAGCTCTTTCCTCTACCTTGTTTCCAACTCTGACCAGGAAGAGAACAGTTATTGTGGTTTCATTAACAACAACGATCTTTCCAGTTCTTCCATGATATGTCTTGTGTGGCATTCCTTTGTGTACGGATGAATTAATCACACAATCCACATGTTCTCCTTTCTTGAATACTTGGAGATTCTTTGATATGCCAGGAAGTCCTTTCTTTCCATATCCTTTTCTCAAAAGTGTTCTTGTTTTACGTCTAAATCCATGACTTtgaaccataaaaaaattaaaaaaaaacaaaaaaattttagttaaaaattttaaattcagatAATAAAATTACGCGGGTGAAGGCGCCTCAGTGTCCGTGCTAATGACTCTTAGAATAACTAAATTCCCATTTACTTTAGGTTCAAATAAACCCTTAATTCCGATCTTAACAGAATATGTATTTTCAGCATATTCAGTAATATCTTTATTGTTGTCTTTTCCATGGAAATAAACAGttgtattaaacttttttttttgaaatttataaaatcctgtttcctttttgtaaatttgCATTATCTTGTTTTCTATTTTGTAGCTCTTATCGTAATATGTTGTTATGTTTAGGTTTtcgattgaaatatttttgaatggcTCTAATTTTACGTTGATGTCGTCTTTAGAAAAGAGCATTGGTTCTTTTAGGGAAAAAAGTAACTcgataatttcaaatatattttttttaacctcaaTTTCCTTTTCGAGTATTTGAACCAGATATGTTTTCTTTTCCGTTTCAAGTTTAAAGAACGggagattataattaattttgtgttttttcaaatcaattgaTGTTAGATTTGTACAGTAATCAACAAAAAGCCAGAAAAGCTGAAATAGAAATTTCATAACAAATCTTCtactttgaaaacaaattttaatttattaaaaaatattgaaaaaatattgaaaaaatagttaaaaaatagtaagaaaatggttaaaaaatggttaaaaaatagtaagaaaatattaaaaataaatcatcacacacagaagaaaattaaaattttattggtttatttgcttaaataatcattaatgaatagtTTTTCTGATATGAATGacaaagtaaaattataatgatttatcaGAGTAGATAAAGCCAATAGAAATGAGAGAATTTGAGCAAGATAAAATATGATTCGATGTTTTACGAATGATCAATAAGGATGATCAGAAACCAATTAGTTTGAGTTGATgttgtttaaaagaaaaatcaaactATGAAAGTTATGATCAATTTCGAAATAAATGAAGAGCTAGATTTTTGCAACGACAGTATTATTGACCTTAAAACAAATCATAAAGCTGTATCTTTGGTAAATAGAGGGTTTGATGTGTTTGAGTATGGAAACTCGGGAATAACAAGAAACTTTGATTCATTCAGTGaggaatatttttgtgaatcagattttgaaaaagagtATGAGGAAATAAATGACtactatgtaaatttaatttcagagtCATTAAAAACCGAGGTTGAGCGTCTTCGTAacaattacttaaataataattacttaaataataattcttaaataaaatttctggtttctaaatttttttaaaatcctaaatCTCTTTTAGATAGTACAATTCTTAAATGGGAATTCGTAATTTCTGGAAACTTCTGAAACCACgacaaaattttccaaaaaattcttccatTTGTATTGActcttcaattattattttatctctacaACGTTTTCCAAGGGATaaagcaatatatttatttttcaagaagctgcaaaaacacttttttcataaaaataggtTGATCTTTGTATTCgatggtaaaaaaattccaatccAAAAGCAAAATACTCTGGAGAAAAGAAAATCAGAGAGGCTTAAATCAgagtttataaaaagtttaagaaaagGGGAAGGAAGAATGCAAAATAGGCCTATAAATGAGCTAAGTAAGGGTGAGAAAAGGAACTTAGAAAAAGAATCATGGAATAAGTGGGGCGGAgaactaataaataatgaagaaaaagaagaatacacCAATATAAAGCCCTTAACTattgatgataaatataaattcagtaacgatcaaattttaaatattatagaaaggGGAAAGCATAGGAGAAAACTTCTAAACCAACAAAAGAATCTAATAAAATCagattcatctaaaaaatattatctatctGAAgaatcatatattatacataatgagAAGGATAGAAAGAATATCAGTGAAGCTTCGTGTGAAATAGTGAAGAAGGAATGTAAAGAAAAAGAGTTTATAAAAGagttagaaaatgtatttgaagAGAGCAGTGAAAATATAAAGATGGAAGGTGCGAaagatataaatacaataaatgagtctttaacacaaaaaagacagaattgaagataatttgtcCGAATATGAATATTCAAACGAAACAAACGACAGTGATTACGATAATGATGAGAGtgagaatataaattatgaaagttCAACAGAAACAGAAAGTTCTTTTGAGGATTTCTATAAGAagcttaaaaatgaagaaaagaggGAATCTTTGCGtataaagaatgataaatttagCATCAAAAAAAAACGGAAGTTCAGAGTTGGTGGAGACACACCAAAAGGAAGAGAACAGCAACATCGGGCATTTAGAAGAGGGAAATAGAATGTTTGAGTCTTTAGATTTTGTAGATTACCACAAGGATATTACAgaaaccataaaatatattttaaatgagttgGAGATACCGATAATAGAATCTGTATATGAGGCAGATTCTCAATGTGGATATCTATGCTTAGAAGGGATAGTAGAGATAGTAGAAAGTGCAGACAGTGACATGTTTCTGTTTGGTGCAGAAAAAGTATTGAAGAAAGGAGAATTGTTTGAATTGAGCAATATAAATGATGAGTATATCGAGTTACTGGTGGACGGATACGAGAAAGGTGGAGTGGAAAACACAACAGAAGATCTTTTGGACCGTGACAGTCTTATCAGATTGTCAATCCTGCTGGGTTCGGACTATTCCATTGGTAAAAAATCATACGGATTGAAAACatcaataagaaatttattttcgtaCGAGTTTGACGAGAAGGAATTGGATGATGTGAAAGAGATTTATTATAATCAGAAGGTACTGATAGAAAGTGAGTTAATTAGTTCAGTTAAGAATTTtaaagaattcaaatataaaacaaaaaatataaattatagaaaagggaaggaaatagctaaaaaaattttGAAGGGTAGAGAGCGAAGAGAAATCGTAAAAtgctttgatattttaatagaaaactaaaaaatttaataaaattattcttctgCCTCAACAGGTTCAGCAGGCTCTTCTTCTTTGcttcttttgtttctgaaaGCCTTTTTGTATTTCCTAGATAGCTCAATATATCCATCATTTTCCATTCTTACAATAAAACCAGGCTTGTCGACAATTACGCCATTGACCATGATAAATTTATTGGTGATGTAGCTTCTTGCTTGGTGAACGGAAACAGAAAGTCCAAGTTCGAAAACTCTATTTTGGAGtcttctttttagaaaatcttCAGTAGTCAGGTTGAGAACATCTTCAAGATTAGAAACAATTTCCTCTCTTTGGTCGTACTTGATTTCGTGTGTAAAAATTCCAATTCTGAACAGTTTGTTTAAAAGTGCACGTCCACAGATAATAAATTCGGATTCATCGGTAGAAATTA includes:
- the LOC121131094 gene encoding uncharacterized protein, whose protein sequence is MVQSHGFRRKTRTLLRKGYGKKGLPGISKNLQVFKKGEHVDCVINSSVHKGMPHKTYHGRTGKIVVVNETTITVLFLVRVGNKVEERAINMRAEHLRKSRCNLWLIKRQKMINELRETAKSERTSFIVPKIKPQGPRKSFYLNLSEYVPEEVSFKTFNKLY
- the LOC121131093 gene encoding small ribosomal subunit protein uS4, which codes for MPKTKGSKTSTVPFRPFERERLVSEMKILGTYGLRNKRELNRYAKLCTDVKKRASKLLISTDESEFIICGRALLNKLFRIGIFTHEIKYDQREEIVSNLEDVLNLTTEDFLKRRLQNRVFELGLSVSVHQARSYITNKFIMVNGVIVDKPGFIVRMENDGYIELSRKYKKAFRNKRSKEEEPAEPVEAEE